The genomic stretch AGGCGTCGCGCTTCGCGCTGTTGCTGGCCGGCGGACTGGATGAATTTCATCACCGGCAGGGTCTCGACCATGAACGAGGACATGTCCGCCGAGCGCTCGCGCAACTGCCGCACATCCCGTTCGACCTTGCGCCGCATCCAGCGCAACCAGAGCACGTCGAGGGGAATCAGGATCAACGCGAGCAACGACAGTTTCCACGACAGGGTCAGCAGCATGGCCACCGCGCAGACCAGGCCGATCACGCTGGATACCGCCGAGAACAGCGAGTCCACGGCAAAGCGCTGGATCTCGGCCACGTCGCCATCCAGGCGCGACATCAGGTCGCCGATCCGCCGTTGCCCGTAGAATCCCGGCGACAGGGTTTGCAGGTGCCGGTACAGGTCGTCACGCAGGGAAAATAGAATCCGCCCCGAGAGTCGGGTGTGCAGGTAACGGTTGATCCCCGACAGTGCCGTGCCAAGCAATCCCGCGCCAATCATCAGCGCGGCGATCAGCACCAGCATGGAAAAGTCCCGGGCCAGCAAGCCGTCATCGATCAGCAGCTTGGTGAGCCAGGGCTGCACCAGGACCAGCAGCGAGGCGCACATCGACAACCCCAACAACCCGCCGATCGCCAACCGGTGCGGCCGCACGAAGCTGTAGAGCCAGGCCAGCGCGGCGTCCAGTGCCTGGGGGTTGGGGCTGTCGACCAGCCTGACAATCCAGCGCCGCATCAGCTGCGCAACTGTTTAAGCTTGCGGTACAGGGTCGCGCGACTGATGCCCAAGGCGTCGGCGGCGGCCGAGACATTACCCTGGTGGCTGTCCAGGGACTGACGAATCAGTTCCAGTTCGTTCTCGCGGATGCTGCCCGCCTGCGGGCGTTCGCTGGCGTTCAATTCGTCGAGCATGCTGTCGGGCAGGTGATCCAGGGTCAGTACGCTGTCCCCCGGCTCGCGCATGGCCAACGCGGTGCGCAGGACCATTTCCAGTTGGCGGATGTTGCCAGGCCAATGGTAGCCACCGAGCAAGCGGTTCAAGTCGTCATGCAGAACGACCGCCGGAGCCTCCAGCTTGACCAGCAGGCGGGCGAGCAAAGCGCTGAAGTCCTCGCGCTCACGCAAGGCCGGGAGCATCACGCTGATGCCGTTGACCCGGTAAAACAGGTCCTCGCGAAAATGTTTGTCTTCCACCAGGCGCTTGAGGTCGCGGTGGGTGGCGCAGATCAGCGCGACGTCGATGTCCTGTTCTTCACCGGCACCCAACGGCGCCACCTTGCGATCCTGCAGCACGCGCAACAGACGTGCCTGCAAGGCCAGGGGCATGTCGCCGATTTCATCGAGAAACAGGGTGCCGCCATGGGCCTGCTGCAGGCGCCCGACCATGCCGCCACGCCGCGAACCAGTGAATGCGCCTTCGCGGTAGCCGAACAGTTCCGACTCGATCAGGCCTTCGGGGATCGCCGCGCAATTCACCGCGACGAAAGGTTTGTCACAACGGGCGCCGGCCAGGTGCAGGGCGCGGGCGATGACTTCCTTGCCGGTGCCGGTCTCTCCCAGCAGCAACACTGGCAATTGATTGGCCAGGCCCTGGCGGGCCATGCGCAAAGCGCGGGCATAACGCGGATTGTTGCCGGCCAGGGCTTCGAGCTCCACTGGCGCCTTGAGCGGTTTTGCGCTGCTGCGCGCGGGCGTGCTGAGGTTGATCGAACGCTGGGGGGCGCGCAGGGTTTTGTAGAAGAACTCGCCCTTGGCCGTTTGCAGGCTGCCGACACCGCCCTGCTGCAGACGCGCCAGCAGTTGCAAGCCGTCGACCCCAAGAAACTCTTCGCAGCGTCGTCCGACCAGCGCCGAACGCTCGGCGTGCAGCAACTGGCAGGCCTGGCCGCTGACTGCGAGGATCTGCCCGCCCAGGCTCACGGCCAGCAAGCCTTGCCAGGGGGATTCGAGGTATTGCCGGCGACTGTGGAAAGCCAGGACGATTTCGTCCGGATAACTGGCGTTGAACACCCGGCTTTCGATCTGGCTGACAGCCATGGCCAGCAGCGCGCTGCTGTCGTGGGCGCGGCCCAGCGGACCTTCGCGGGTCAGGTCGAGTACGCCGAGGATGTCGCCGTGGGGACAACGAATGGGCACGGAGGTGCAGGAGAAATCGCTCAGGCGATCGAGGTAGTGTTCGCCGCAATCGATCAGCGTCGGTCGCGCTTCCACCAGGGCGGTACCCAGCGCGTTGGTGCCACGAACGGCTTCGCTCCAGCAGGCACCGAGGGTGATGTCCTGCAGACCGCTGCCCTTGAGGCGATCGGCGCGGCCTTCGACCGCAAGGATGGTGGCATCGGAGTTGGCGAGGATAATCAGCCCTTCCTTGCCCTGGCGTTCGGCCAGGTAATCGATGGCTGGCAGGGCCGCGTCGATCAGCAGCCGATTGCTGGCCAACAGCAGGTCCAGGCTCGCGCTCGATTCCAGCGCCAGTTCATGCTTGCCATTGAAGTGCACACCGTGGCTGAGGCTGCGTCGCCATGAAGCATCGATTTCGGCGCGTAACACGCCATCGGGGACTTCGCCTTCAAGGTGCAGTTTCTCCCGGGCGAGCCGGGCTTCGTGTGGCAGCTTTGCGGTTGTTGTTTTTATAAGGCTCATCAAGCGCTCCGGATCGGTCCGCCCAGTACCTCGCCGGGCCATGTGCATACTCGCGACGAAGCACGCAAGTCATGGGCAAATGTCTACACCCGGTTCAGATGGCAGTAAAGGGAAGTTTGCCCGATGACTCGGACAACACTTTCCTCAAGCAAAACCTGCGCCATGGACAATCGGCGTCGCCTTCTATGTTTACGTTAACGTCAAGCAACTGGCAAGTGCCACGCAGGCCAACTTCATACCTGAGGGTCGCCATGAGCCTTGCTCGGGCTGGCGTATTGCGGTTTCAGGTGGCCGTCGTTGTCCAGCAGCCAGGCGTCCATGATCTGCCGCACCACGGGACCTGCGACACGACCGCCGGCCTCGCCGTTTTCGATCATCACCGAGATTACGATCTTGGGGTGTTCGGCCGGGGCAAAACCGACGAACAAGGCGTTGTCGCGGTTGCGCTCCAGGGTCTTCGCCCGGTTGTAACGTTCGCCCTGCTTGATCGCTACCACCTGGGCGGTGCCGCTCTTGCCGGCGATGCGGTACTGGGCACCCGCCGCTGCCGCCCGGGCAATGCCGCGTGCATCGTGCATGACCATCTGCATGCCGTGGTTGACCTGCTCCCAGTCGCGCGGGTCTTTCAACAGGATGTTGGGCATTGGATGTTCGTCCACTGGCGCGATGCCATCGACGCTCCTGGCCAGGTGCGGACGGTTCCACACGCCCTTGTTGGCGATCAGCGCCGTGGCCTGGGCGAGCTGCAGGGGGGTGACCTGCATGTAGCCCTGGCCGATGCCGAGGATCACCGTCTCCCCCGGGAACCAGGCCTGGCGGCGCGTAGCACGTTTCCAGGCGGGCGATGGCATCAGACCGGCTGACTCTTCGAACATGTCCAGCGAGACTTTTTCGCCGAGGCCGAACATGGCCATGTAGTCGTGCAGGCGGTCGATGCCCAGCTTATGCGCCAGGTCGTAGAAGTAGGTGTCGTTGGAACGCATGATCGCCGCGTCCATGTCGACCCAGCCGTCACCACTGTGGTTCCAGTTGCGGTATTTGTGGTCGAAGTCGGGCAATTGGTAGTAGCCCGGATCGAAGACCCGAGTCTGTGGCGTCACCACCCCGGCATCCAGGCCAGCAATCGCCACCTCTGGCTTGATGGTCGAGCCCGGCGCATACAGGCCGCGCAGCACGCGGTTGAATAACGGGCGGTCGATGGAGTCGTGCAGCGCGGCGTATTGCTTGAAACTAATGCCGGTGACAAACAGGTTGGGGTCGAAACTCGGCTTGCTGACCATGGCCAGCACCTCGCCGGTGGCCGGGTCGAGAGCGACCACCGAACCGCGCCGGTCACCCAGTGCGGCTTCCGCAGCCTCTTGCAGTTTGACGTCGAGGCTGAGGACGATGTTCTTCCCGGGAATCGGGTCGGTGTGCTTGAGCACCCGCAGCACGCGCCCCTGGGCGTTGGTCTCGACCTCTTCGTAACCAACGTGACCGTGCAGCTCGGACTCGTAGAACTTCTCGATGCCGGTCTTGCCGACCGACTGGGTGCCGCGGTACTCCACTGAGTCCAGGGTCTTGGATTCTTTCTCGTTGATCCGCCCGACATAACCGATGGAGTGGGCAAAGTGCGCGCCCAGCGGATAGTTGCGCACAAACTGCGGTTCGACATCGATGCCGGGCAAGCGGAACTGATTGACGGCGAGGATGGCGATTTGCTCTTCGCTCAACTCGTAGAACAGGGTGACGGGGACAAAAGGATGGCGCATCTGTTTCAGCGCCTTGTCGAACAATGCACGGTCTTCGCCAGGCAGGTGCAGCAAACTGATGAGGGTATCCAGTTCGCCTTTCACATCGCTGGCGCGCTCACGGGTGAGGGTGAGGTTGTAGCTGGGCCGGTTATCGGCCAGCAGCACCCCATTGCGGTCGTAGATCAGGCCACGCGTTGGGGTGATGGGCAGCACGTGCACCCGATTGTTTTCGGAGATGGTCGAGTGGTAGTCAAATTCGACGACCTGCAGGATGTACAAGCGCACCACCAGGGCGCAAGTGATGGCCGCCACGAGCAGCGCGCAGGCCATTAGCCGTTTGTTGACCAGGCGGGTTTCTTTCTCGTGGTCCTTGATGGGGATGGGTTCAGGCATTTCTACGGCAACTCTTTGACTGGATTAACCGCCGGTCCCTGGGCGTGTCATCAGTCCCTTGAAAAACGAGCTGCACCTTAACAAAACCCTGGGTCCACTTCAGGGTTAATCCACCCAATGGCGGCCCTGGAACATGAAAGATATGTCAGGTTGGCGCCGGACTTTCTCGCGGACAAAAACAAAACCCCTACCTGCATACGCAGATAGGGGTTTCGGAATTTAATCTTGACGATGACCTACTCTCACATGGGGAAACCCCACACTACCATCGGCGATGCATCGTTTCACTGCTGAGTTCGGGATGGGATCAGGTGGTTCCAATGCTCTATGGTCGTCAAGAAATTCGGGTACTGAGTCGTGGCCAGAGGGCCTCGCTTCAGCAAATTGAGTATGTGATAGCTTTCGGTGTTGTGCGTTGCTTCGAGCAGATTCGAACTTTCGGTTCGTTTCGTCTTCACACACCGCAATCTGATGCTTCTTTCGAAGTAGTCAAATTGCTTGGGTGTTATATGGTCAAGCCTCACGGGCAATTAGTATTGGTTAGCTCAACGCCTCACAGCGCTTACACACCCAACCTATCAACGTCGTAGTCTTCGACGGCCCTTCAGGGGACTCAAGGTCCCAGTGAGATCTCATCTTGAGGCTAGTTTCCCGCTTAGATGCTTTCAGCGGTTATCTATTCCGAACATAGCTACCCGGCAATGCCACTGGCGTGACAACCGGAACACCAGAGGTTCGTCCACTCCGGTCCTCTCGTACTAGGAGCAGCCCCTCTCAAATCTCAAACGTCCACGGCAGATAGGGACCGAACTGTCTCACGACGTTCTAAACCCAGCTCGCGTACCACTTTAAATGGCGAACAGCCATACCCTTGGGACCGGCTTCAGCCCCAGGATGTGATGAGCCGACATCGAGGTGCCAAACACCGCCGTCGATATGAACTCTTGGGCGGTATCAGCCTGTTATCCCCGGAGTACCTTTTATCCGTTGAGCGATGGCCCTTCCATACAGAACCACCGGATCACTAAGACCTACTTTCGTACCTGCTCGACGTGTCTGTCTCGCAGTCAAGCGCGCTTTTGCCTTTATACTCTACGACCGATTTCCGACCGGTCTGAGCGCACCTTCGTACTCCTCCGTTACTCTTTAGGAGGAGACCGCCCCAGTCAAACTACCCACCATACACTGTCCTCGATCCGGATAACGGACCTGAGTTAGAACCTCAAAGTTGCCAGGGTGGTATTTCAAGGTTGGCTCCACGCAGACTGGCGTCCACGCTTCAAAGCCTCCCACCTATCCTACACAAGCAAATTCAAAGTCCAGTGCAAAGCTATAGTAAAGGTTCACGGGGTCTTTCCGTCTAGCCGCGGATACACTGCATCTTCACAGCGATTTCAATTTCACTGAGTCTCGGGTGGAGACAGCGCCGCCATCGTTACGCCATTCGTGCAGGTCGGAACTTACCCGACAAGGAATTTCGCTACCTTAGGACCGTTATAGTTACGGCCGCCGTTTACCGGGGCTTCGATCAAGAGCTTCGCGTTAGCTAACCCCATCAATTAACCTTCCGGCACCGGGCAGGCGTCACACCCTATACGTCCACTTTCGTGTTTGCAGAGTGCTGTGTTTTTAATAAACAGTCGCAGCGGCCTGGTATCTTCGACCGGCGTGGGCTTACGGAGCAAGTCCTTCACCCTCACCGGCGCACCTTCTCCCGAAGTTACGGTGCCATTTTGCCTAGTTCCTTCACCCGAGTTCTCTCAAGCGCCTTGGTATTCTCTACCCAACCACCTGTGTCGGTTTGGGGTACGGTTCCTGGTTACCTGAAGCTTAGAAGCTTTTCTTGGAAGCATGGCATCAACCACTTCGTGTTCTAAAAGAACACTCGTCATCAGCTCTCGGCCTTAGAATCCCGGATTTACCTAAGATTCCAGCCTACCACCTTAAACTTGGACAACCAACGCCAAGCTGGCCTAGCCTTCTCCGTCCCTCCATCGCAATAACCAGAAGTACAGGAATATTAACCTGTTTTCCATCGACTACGCTTTTCAGCCTCGCCTTAGGGACCGACTAACCCTGCGTCGATTAACGTTGCGCAGGAAACCTTGGTCTTTCGGCGTGGGTGTTTTTCACACCCATTGTCGTTACTCATGTCAGCATTCGCACTTCTGATACCTCCAGCAAGCTTCTCAACTCACCTTCACAGGCTTACAGAACGCTCCTCTACCGCATCACCTAAGTGATACCCGTAGCTTCGGTGTATGGTTTGAGCCCCGTTACATCTTCCGCGCAGGCCGACTCGACTAGTGAGCTATTACGCTTTCTTTAAAGGGTGGCTGCTTCTAAGCCAACCTCCTAGCTGTCTAAGCCTTCCCACATCGTTTCCCACTTAACCATAACTTTGGGACCTTAGCTGACGGTCTGGGTTGTTTCCCTTTTCACGACGGACGTTAGCACCCGCCGTGTGTCTCCCATGCTCGGCACTTGTAGGTATTCGGAGTTTGCATCGGTTTGGTAAGTCGGGATGACCCCCTAGCCGAAACAGTGCTCTACCCCCTACAGTGATACATGAGGCGCTACCTAAATAGCTTTCGAGGAGAACCAGCTATCTCCGAGCTTGATTAGCCTTTCACTCCGATCCACAGGTCATCCGCTAACTTTTCAACGGTAGTCGGTTCGGTCCTCCAGTTAGTGTTACCCAACCTTCAACCTGCCCATGGATAGATCGCCCGGTTTCGGGTCTATTCCCAGCGACTAGACGCCCTATTAAGACTCGCTTTCGCTACGCCTCCCCTATTCGGTTAAGCTCGCCACTGAAAATAAGTCGCTGACCCATTATACAAAAGGTACGCAGTCACCCAACAAAGTGGGCTCCCACTGCTTGTACGCATACGGTTTCAGGATCTATTTCACTCCCCTCTCCGGGGTTCTTTTCGCCTTTCCCTCACGGTACTAGTTCACTATCGGTCAGTCAGTAGTATTTAGCCTTGGAGGATGGTCCCCCCATATTCAGACAAAGTTTCTCGTGCTCCGTCCTACTCGATTTCATGACTAAGAGATTTTCGCGTACAGGGCTATCACCCACTATGGCCGCACTTTCCAGAGCGTTCCGCTAATCTCAAAGCCACTTAAGGGCTAGTCCCCGTTCGCTCGCCACTACTAAGGGAATCTCGGTTGATTTCTTTTCCTCAGGGTACTTAGATGTTTCAGTTCCCCTGGTTCGCCTCTTAAGCCTATGTATTCAGCTTAAGATAACCATCTTATGATGGCTGGGTTCCCCCATTCAGACATCTCCGGATCAAAGTCTGTTTGCCGACTCCCCGAAGCTTTTCGCAGGCTACCACGTCTTTCATCGCCTCTGACTGCCAAGGCATCCACCGTATGCGCTTCTTCACTTGACCATATAACCCCAAGCAATCTGGTTATACTATGAAGACGACATTCGCCGAAAATTCGCACTTGCTCATAGAGCAACTCACAAATTTTACCTTAGCCTGATCCGTTACCAGTGAAAGTAACGTTCAGTCTATCTTTCTATCACATACCCAAATTTTTAAAGAACGATCTAATCTTAAAGATCAGAAATCAACATTCACCATCGCCTTGATGGAATGCTCATTTCTAAGCTTTACGACAAACAACAACCCTATGCCTCAGGGCTGTTTCTCGTCTTCTTCAATGAATCAAGCAATTCGTGTGGGAGCTTATGCAGCAGCTGATGTCGTCGATTAAGGAGGTGATCCAGCCGCAGGTTCCCCTACGGCTACCTTGTTACGACTTCACCCCAGTCATGAATCACACCGTGGTAACCGTCCTCCCGAAGGTTAGACTAGCTACTTCTGGTGCAACCCACTCCCATGGTGTGACGGGCGGTGTGTACAAGGCCCGGGAACGTATTCACCGCGACATTCTGATTCGCGATTACTAGCGATTCCGACTTCACGCAGTCGAGTTGCAGACTGCGATCCGGACTACGATCGGTTTTGTGGGATTAGCTCCACCTCGCGGCTTGGCAACCCTCTGTACCGACCATTGTAGCACGTGTGTAGCCCAGGCCGTAAGGGCCATGATGACTTGACGTCATCCCCACCTTCCTCCGGTTTGTCACCGGCAGTCTCCTTAGAGTGCCCACCATTACGTGCTGGTAACTAAGGACAAGGGTTGCGCTCGTTACGGGACTTAACCCAACATCTCACGACACGAGCTGACGACAGCCATGCAGCACCTGTCTCAATGTTCCCGAAGGCACCAATCTATCTCTAGAAAGTTCATTGGATGTCAAGGCCTGGTAAGGTTCTTCGCGTTGCTTCGAATTAAACCACATGCTCCACCGCTTGTGCGGGCCCCCGTCAATTCATTTGAGTTTTAACCTTGCGGCCGTACTCCCCAGGCGGTCAACTTAATGCGTTAGCTGCGCCACTAAGAGCTCAAGGCTCCCAACGGCTAGTTGACATCGTTTACGGCGTGGACTACCAGGGTATCTAATCCTGTTTGCTCCCCACGCTTTCGCACCTCAGTGTCAGTATCAGTCCAGGTGGTCGCCTTCGCCACTGGTGTTCCTTCCTATATCTACGCATTTCACCGCTACACAGGAAATTCCACCACCCTCTACCATACTCTAGCTTGTCAGTTTTGAATGCAGTTCCCAGGTTGAGCCCGGGGATTTCACATCCAACTTAACAAACCACCTACGCGCGCTTTACGCCCAGTAATTCCGATTAACGCTTGCACCCTCTGTATTACCGCGGCTGCTGGCACAGAGTTAGCCGGTGCTTATTCTGTCGGTAACGTCAAGACAGCAACGTATTAGGTTACTGCCCTTCCTCCCAACTTAAAGTGCTTTACAATCCGAAGACCTTCTTCACACACGCGGCATGGCTGGATCAGGCTTTCGCCCATTGTCCAATATTCCCCACTGCTGCCTCCCGTAGGAGTCTGGACCGTGTCTCAGTTCCAGTGTGACTGATCATCCTCTCAGACCAGTTACGGATCGTCGCCTTGGTGAGCCATTACCCCACCAACTAGCTAATCCGACCTAGGCTCATCTGATAGCGCAAGGCCCGAAGGTCCCCTGCTTTCTCCCGTAGGACGTATGCGGTATTAGCGTCCGTTTCCGAGCGTTATCCCCCACTACCAGGCAGATTCCTAGGCATTACTCACCCGTCCGCCGCTCTCAAGAGAAGCAAGCTTCTCTCTACCGCTCGACTTGCATGTGTTAGGCCTGCCGCCAGCGTTCAATCTGAGCCATGATCAAACTCTTCAGTTCAAACATCTTTGGGTTTTTAAGAAACCCTAAACTTGGCTCAGCAATCGTTGGTTACATCTTTGATTTCTCGCGGAGTAACTTGTGATGCTGATAATCTTTTTGACTATCAGTCTGACAGCACAAGCACCCACACGAATTGCTTGATTCAGTTGTTAAAGAGCGGTTGGTTAAGATCTTTCGTCTCAACCGAGGCGCGCATTCTACAGCAGCCTCATTTGCTGTCAAGCGGTATTTTCAGAAGTTTTTGAAGATTTCCTCAACAACTTCAACCACTTGCGCTTCCGATCACTCGGTAGCGGGAGGCGAATTCTACAGCGTTACACGCTGCTGTCAACACCTCTTTTTCAACTCCTTTCGTGCTTCGATGAACTGAAGCAACCTGCTGCCGAAAACTGCGTAACTCATTGTTTACCAAGGAGTTTTCCGTTTCGACTGCGCCGGAAGTGGGGCGAATTATAGACATATAGAATCTGCCGTCAAC from Pseudomonas sp. S04 encodes the following:
- a CDS encoding sigma-54-dependent Fis family transcriptional regulator, which produces MSLIKTTTAKLPHEARLAREKLHLEGEVPDGVLRAEIDASWRRSLSHGVHFNGKHELALESSASLDLLLASNRLLIDAALPAIDYLAERQGKEGLIILANSDATILAVEGRADRLKGSGLQDITLGACWSEAVRGTNALGTALVEARPTLIDCGEHYLDRLSDFSCTSVPIRCPHGDILGVLDLTREGPLGRAHDSSALLAMAVSQIESRVFNASYPDEIVLAFHSRRQYLESPWQGLLAVSLGGQILAVSGQACQLLHAERSALVGRRCEEFLGVDGLQLLARLQQGGVGSLQTAKGEFFYKTLRAPQRSINLSTPARSSAKPLKAPVELEALAGNNPRYARALRMARQGLANQLPVLLLGETGTGKEVIARALHLAGARCDKPFVAVNCAAIPEGLIESELFGYREGAFTGSRRGGMVGRLQQAHGGTLFLDEIGDMPLALQARLLRVLQDRKVAPLGAGEEQDIDVALICATHRDLKRLVEDKHFREDLFYRVNGISVMLPALREREDFSALLARLLVKLEAPAVVLHDDLNRLLGGYHWPGNIRQLEMVLRTALAMREPGDSVLTLDHLPDSMLDELNASERPQAGSIRENELELIRQSLDSHQGNVSAAADALGISRATLYRKLKQLRS
- the mrdA gene encoding penicillin-binding protein 2, translating into MPEPIPIKDHEKETRLVNKRLMACALLVAAITCALVVRLYILQVVEFDYHSTISENNRVHVLPITPTRGLIYDRNGVLLADNRPSYNLTLTRERASDVKGELDTLISLLHLPGEDRALFDKALKQMRHPFVPVTLFYELSEEQIAILAVNQFRLPGIDVEPQFVRNYPLGAHFAHSIGYVGRINEKESKTLDSVEYRGTQSVGKTGIEKFYESELHGHVGYEEVETNAQGRVLRVLKHTDPIPGKNIVLSLDVKLQEAAEAALGDRRGSVVALDPATGEVLAMVSKPSFDPNLFVTGISFKQYAALHDSIDRPLFNRVLRGLYAPGSTIKPEVAIAGLDAGVVTPQTRVFDPGYYQLPDFDHKYRNWNHSGDGWVDMDAAIMRSNDTYFYDLAHKLGIDRLHDYMAMFGLGEKVSLDMFEESAGLMPSPAWKRATRRQAWFPGETVILGIGQGYMQVTPLQLAQATALIANKGVWNRPHLARSVDGIAPVDEHPMPNILLKDPRDWEQVNHGMQMVMHDARGIARAAAAGAQYRIAGKSGTAQVVAIKQGERYNRAKTLERNRDNALFVGFAPAEHPKIVISVMIENGEAGGRVAGPVVRQIMDAWLLDNDGHLKPQYASPSKAHGDPQV